In Penaeus chinensis breed Huanghai No. 1 chromosome 26, ASM1920278v2, whole genome shotgun sequence, a single genomic region encodes these proteins:
- the LOC125039036 gene encoding J domain-containing protein-like: MLAIRFPTEGFLEYVEQIQAEYKVRALQLHPDKNPDDPEAEEKFQRLQIAKDTLCDPEQRVKYDKWLNSGLAISYEQWSGMPPMTTTLHWATPNTKERMLEPGTSQAAQAGQAGQAGQGPPPTSKPGSRRASEQVSHILHGRTKETVRVPRPSEVWERDTSEVMKKFRNYEI, translated from the exons ATGCTGGCGATTCGATTCCCGACCGAAGGCTTCCTGGAATAT gtgGAACAGATCCAGGCGGAGTATAAGGTCCGCGCGCTGCAGCTTCACCCCGACAAGAACCCGGATGATCCTGAGGCCGAAGAGAAGTTCCAGAGGCTGCAG aTCGCCAAGGACACGCTCTGCGACCCGGAACAGCGAGTGAAGTACGACAAGTGGCTTAACAGCGGACTGGCGATTTCTTACGAGCAGTGGAGCGGCATGCCCCCCATGACCACG ACTCTGCACTGGGCGACTCCGAACACCAAGGAACGCATGCTGGAACCAGGCACGTCCCAGGCAGCGCAAGCAGGCCAGGCAGGACAGGCAGGACAAGGACCCCCTCCTACTTCGAAGCCCGGCAGCAGGAGGGCCTCTGAGCAGGTGTCCCACATCCTTCACGGGAGGACCAAGGAGACTGTAAGAGTCCCGCGCCCTTcggaggtgtgggagagggatACCTCCGAAGTCATGAAGAAATTTAGGAACTATGAGATCTAA